A genomic segment from Pangasianodon hypophthalmus isolate fPanHyp1 chromosome 25, fPanHyp1.pri, whole genome shotgun sequence encodes:
- the iqgap1 gene encoding ras GTPase-activating-like protein IQGAP1 produces MSTSDEADGLRPRYGSVLDGVERLTAEEMDERRQQNMAYEYLCHLEEAKRWMEACLDEELPPTTELEEGLRNGVYLAKLGNFFAPHVVSLKRIYDREQTRYKATGLHFRHTDNVIQWLNAMADKGLPKIFYPETTDIYDRKNMPRCIYCIHALSLYLFKLGLAPQITDLYGKVAFTEEEINNMKIELEKYNIQMPAFSKIGGILANELSVDEAALHAAVIAINDAIDHGDPAGTMAAMRNPNAMLLNLDESAAQHYQDTLFQAKAEKVANSRKRIGENVDAERDVYEELLTQAEIQGNINKVNLSNSLTSVDQALFGGDEDKLYQALSSPALGLQSLKPKNKGWYLKQLVADRDVKEQNTPGESLTKEELQNGVDAANSVAEGYQRMLQAVERINAAIRKGVAEDTVNELMNPDAQLPTVYPRAAELYQRELFSLQQQSPEGSLTHPELLVAVEMLSSVVLINEALDVGDRGAVWKQLSSPVTGLSNVEGEYTQRYMDELMRLKAAAREEGSEYLTWNDIQACVDQVNSTIQEEHERIVAIGLINEALHEGDAKKTLEALQQPAAKLTDVDPSIAQHYFDKLLEARREKAHETQDPSAVLWLDEIQEAIFQANKDTEEALQFSQAIQAINEAVDSGDATQTLAALRTPGASLYGVTPECGQTYQDDLTKIKNEKKKEGDNGSEWMQHWVKGGYNYYYNLKTGEGTWDEPAGFMQNNTHLNKDEIQSVVSGVTAAYNREQLWLANESLIAKLQARCRGFLVRRNMKERIKFLQSQDPAIKRIQAHWKGYKERKAFNERKQYLKDHTGDAVKIQSMVRMHQARKKYRDRLQYFKDHINEVVKIQAFIRANKARDDYKTLINADDPPMAVVRKFVHLLDHSDQDFQEELDLMRLREEVITNIRSNQQLENDLNLMDIKIGLLVKNKITLQEVVSHSKKLTKKNKGELSNLMMMNKQKGGLKALSKEKRDKLEAYQYLFYLLQTNPTYLAKLIFQMPQNKSTKFMDSVIFTLYNYASNQREEYLLLKLFKTALQEEIKSKVDQIQEIVTGNPTVIKMVVSFNRGARGQNALRQILSPVVKEIMDDKTLNIKTDPVDIYKAWVNQMESQTGEASKLPYDVTPEQAMSHEEVRNRLEASIKNMRTVTDKFLSAIIVSVDKIPYGMRFIAKVLKDTLNEKFPDATEDELLKIVGNLLYYRYMNPAIVAPDAFDIIDMSAGGQLTTDQRRNLGSIAKMLQHAASNKMFLGDNAHLNPINEYLTNSYQKFRRFFLAACDVPSLEDKFNVDQYSDLITVAKPVIYISIGEIINTHTLLLDHQDAIAPEHNDPIHELLEDLGEVPTIESLIGENPLPPDDPNKEMMGKTEVSLTLTNKFDVPGEANAETDAKTLLLNTKRLIVDVIRFQPGETLSEILDTAATQEQEVEYQRAMQRRAIRDAKTPEKMKQAKPVVDDSLTLQGKKDKIKSNLQRLAELGKVQPENRYQDLINDIAKDIRNQRRYRQRRKAELVKLQQTNTALNTKTSFYNVQIDYYNQYIKTCMDNLASKGKVSKKPGENKTKKSKQASQKYTAARLHEKGVLIEIEDLQTNQFKNVIFEISPSEVVGVFDIKAKFMGVHLETLMLEYQDLLQLQYEGVAVMKLFDRATVNVNLLIFLLNKKFYGK; encoded by the exons cTGGATGGAGGCCTGTTTGGATGAGGAGCTTCCCCCCACCACCGAACTGGAGGAAGGCCTGCGAAATGGCGTCTACCTAGCAAAGCTCGGCAACTTCTTCGCCCCACACGTCGTCTCCTTGAAGAGGATCTATGACCGTGAACAGACACGCTACAAG GCAACTGGGCTCCActtcagacacacagacaatgTGATCCAGTGGCTGAACGCTATGGCTGATAAAGGCCTTCCCAAG ATTTTCTATCCTGAGACTACAGATATCTACGACAGGAAGAACATGCCacgctgcatctactgcatccaTGCACTCAG CCTCTACCTGTTCAAGCTTGGCTTAGCCCCGCAGATCACAGACCTGTACGGCAAAGTGGCCTTCACAG AGGAGGAGATTAACAACATGAAGATCGAGCTGGAGAAGTACAACATTCAGATGCCGGCTTTTAGCAAAATTGGCGGGATCCTGGCTAACGAGTTATCTGTTGATGAGGCAGCTT TGCACGCTGCAGTGATTGCCATCAATGATGCCATTGACCATGGAGACCCTGCAGGCACTATGGCAGCAATGAGGAACCCCAACGCCATGCTGCTTAATCTGGACGAGAGCGCCGCCCAGCACTACCAAGACACGCTGTTCCAGGCCAAAGCTGAGAAAGTGGCCAACTCCAGGAAGAGG ATCGGGGAGAACGTGGACGCAGAAAGGGATGTCTATGAAGAGCTGCTCACCCAGGCTGAAATTCAGGGCAACATCAACAAAGTTAACT TGTCCAATTCCCTGACTTCAGTGGATCAGGCGCTATTCGGTGGCGATGAGGACAAGCTCTACCAGGCGCTTTCATCCCCAGCGTTGGGTCTGCAGTCCCTCAAGCCAAAGAACAAAGGCTGGTACCTGAAACAGCTGGTGGCAGACCGAGACGTTAAGGAGCAG AACACCCCAGGAGAGTCACTGACCAAAGAAGAGCTGCAGAACGGCGTGGATGCAGCCAATAGTGTTGCAGAAGGCTATCAGAGAA TGCTTCAGGCTGTAGAGCGGATAAATGCTGCCATCAGGAAGGGTGTTGCTGAGGACACGGTGAATGAGCTAATGAATCCAGACGCTCAGCTCCCAACCGTCTATCCCAGAGCCGCCGAGCTCTACCAGAGAGAACTCTTCAGCCTGCAGCAGCAAAGCCCAGAg GGCTCGCTCACACACCCGGAACTGCTGGTTGCAGTAGAGATGCTGTCGTCGGTGGTGCTGATAAACGAGGCTCTGGATGTGGGAGACAGAGGTGCTGTGTGGAAACAGCTGAGCAGCCCTGTTACAGGCCTCAGCAATGTGGAGGGAGAGTATACACAGAG GTACATGGACGAGTTGATGCGCCTGAAGGCTGCAGCGCGAGAAGAAGGCAGCGAGTATCTGACGTGGAATGACATCCAGGCGTGCGTGGATCAGGTCAACAGCACTATTCAGGAGGAGCACGAGA GAATCGTTGCTATTGGTCTGATCAATGAGGCTCTCCATGAAGGAGACGCAAAGAAGACTCTGGAGGCCCTGCAGCAGCCGGCGGCCAAGCTGACAGATGTGGATCCATCAATAGCTCAGCATTATTTCGACAAACTCCTGGAGGCACGGAGAGAGAAAGCTCAC GAGACTCAGGATCCATCAGCAGTTCTCTGGCTGGATGAAATCCAGGAGGCCATCTTCCAAGCTAACAAAGACACTGAAGAGGCCCTGCAGT TCTCTCAGGCAATCCAAGCCATTAATGAGGCAGTAGACAGTGGGGATGCGACCCAGACGCTGGCAGCTCTGCGCACACCTGGAGCTAGTCTGTATGGCGTGACCCCAGAGTGCGGCCAGACATATCAGGATGACCTGACTAAGATCAAGAACGAGAAAAAGAAGGAGG GTGATAATGGTAGTGAGTGGATGCAGCACTGGGTAAAGGGAggctacaactactactacaaccTGAAGACTGGAGAGGGCACATGGGACGAGCCTGCAGGATTTATGCAGAACAATACCCACCTGAACAAAGATGAGATCCAg TCTGTCGTATCAGGAGTGACTGCAGCCTACAACCGTGAGCAGTTGTGGTTGGCTAATGAGAGTCTGATAGCTAAACTGCAAGCACGTTGCCGAGGTTTCCTGGTGAGACGAAACATGAAAGAACGTATCAAGTTCCTGCAGTCCCAGGATCCAGCCATCAAACGCATCCAG GCCCACTGGAAGGgttacaaagaaagaaaggccTTCAATGAAAGAAAGCAGTACTTGAAGGATCATACAGGGGATGCTGTTAAG ATCCAGTCAATGGTCAGGATGCATCAAGCTCGCAAAAAGTACAGAGATCGCCTACAGTATTTCAAAGACCAT ATTAATGAAGTGGTGAAAATTCAGGCTTTTATCCGGGCCAACAAAGCAAGAGATGACTACAAGACACTCA TCAACGCAGACGATCCTCCGATGGCGGTTGTGCGTAAATTCGTGCATCTGCTGGACCACAGTGACCAGGACTTCCAGGAAGAGTTGGACCTGATGCGTCTGAGGGAGGAGGTGATCACCAACATCCGCTCCAACCAGCAGCTGGAGAATGACCTCAACCTGATGGACATCAAGATCGGTCTTCTTGTGAAGAACAAGATCACCCTTCAGGAGGTCGTCTCGCACAGCAAGAAGCTCACCAAGAAGAACAAGGGCGAGCTGTCCAACCTCATGATGATGAACAAGCAGAAGGGAGGCCTGAAGGCTCTCAGCAAAGAAAAGCGAGACAAGCTAGAAGCCTATCAGTACCTTTTCTACCTTCTGCAG ACTAATCCCACCTACCTGGCCAAGCTGATCTTCCAGATGCCCCAGAACAAGTCCACTAAATTCATGGACTCTGTGATTTTCACACTATACAACTATGCGTCCAACCAGCGTGAAGAGTACCTGCTGCTCAAACTCTTCAAAACAGCACTGCAAGAGGAAATTAA ATCAAAAGTGGACCAGATCCAGGAGATTGTAACTGGAAACCCCACTGTCATCAAAATGGTGGTGAGCTTCAACAGAGGAGCTCGTGGTCAGAACGCTCTGAGGCAGATCCTGTCTCCGGTCGTAAAAGAAATCATGGATGACAAGACGCTGAACATCAAAACTGACCCAGTGGATATTTACAAGGCCTGGGTGAACCAGATGGAGTCTCAGACTGGAGAGGCCAG CAAGCTGCCTTATGATGTCACACCAGAGCAAGCCATGAGCCACGAAGAAGTTCGAAACCGCCTGGAAGCCTCCATTAAGAACATGCGGACAGTGACAGATAAATTCCTGTCAGCCATCATAGTTTCTGTTGACAAAATCCC CTACGGAATGCGTTTCATTGCCAAAGTGCTGAAGGATACACTTAATGAAAAGTTCCCCGATGCCACAGAGGATGAACTTTTGAAG ATTGTTGGAAACCTGCTGTACTATCGCTATATGAATCCTGCCATTGTGGCTCCTGATGCCTTTGACATCATTGACATGTCAGCTGGAGGTCAGCTGACCACTGATCAGCGGCGAAACCTGGGCTCCATCGCCAAAATGCTGCAACACGCTGCCTCAAACAAGATGTTTCTCGGCGACAATGCCCATCTTAACCCCATCAACGAGTACCTTACCAACTCCTACCAGAAATTCAG ACGTTTCTTCTTGGCAGCTTGTGACGTCCCATCACTGGAGGATAAATTTAACGTGGATCAGTACTCGGACCTGATCACTGTGGCCAAACCCGTTATTTATATCTCAATCGGCGAGATCATCAATACACACACG CTCTTACTAGATCACCAGGACGCCATTGCTCCCGAGCACAATGATCCCATTCATGAGCTGCTGGAAGATTTGGGAGAGGTGCCAACCATCGAGTCTCTGATAG GAGAGAATCCACTGCCGCCTGATGACCCCAACAAGGAAATGATGGGCAAGACGGAAGTCTCTCTCACCCTTACCAACAAATTTGATGTCCCTGGTGAAGCCAATGCTGAAACCGATGCCAAGACCCTCCTTCTGAA cacCAAGAGGCTCATTGTTGATGTGATCCGATTCCAACCAGGAGAAACGCTATCCGAAATCCTGGACACTGCAGCAACCCAGGAGCAG GAGGTGGAGTATCAGCGGGCAATGCAGCGACGAGCCATCCGTGACGCCAAGACACCGGAAAAGATGAAGCAGGCCAAACCGGTGGTGGATGACAGTCTCACACTGCAAGGCAAAAAGGACAAGATTAAGAGCAACCTGCAGAGGCTGGCAGAGCTGGGGAAAGTACAACCAGAGAACCGATACCAGGATCTTATCAATGACATTGCTAAG GATATTAGAAATCAGAGGAGGTATCGACAGAGAAGGAAGGCCGAGTTGGTGAAGCTTCAGCAGACCAACACCGCCCTTAACACAAAGACCAGTTTCTACAACGTACAAATCGACTACTACAACCAGTACATCAAGACCTGCATGGACAATCTAGCCAGCAAGGGCAA AGTGTCAAAGAAGCCTGGAGAAAACAAGACTAAGAAGAGCAAGCAGGCTTCACAGAAATACACGGCAGCACGTCTGCATGAGAAGGGAGTGCTGATCGAGATCGAGGATCTGCAAACCAATCA GTTCAAGAATGTCATTTTTGAGATTTCTCCATCTGAGGTTGTGGGAGTGTTTGATATAAAAGCCAAGTTCATGGGAGTCCATTTGGAGACGCTAATGTTAGAATACCAG GATCTTCTGCAGTTACAGTATGAGGGCGTGGCCGTCATGAAGCTTTTTGACCGAGCCACTGTCAACGTCAACCTGCTCATTTTCCTGCTTAATAAGAAATTCTATGGCAAATAA